In Polaribacter sp. L3A8, a genomic segment contains:
- a CDS encoding curli assembly protein CsgF produces MKQRLLFIFILISGFVYSQDLVYTPISPFFGGTTFNYQQIMASAAAQNDFTEEEEVRSVTTDLENFTNSLNNRLLSSLSQSLFQQQLGDTNLTVGTYNFGDLVVEITPGTNGLNVSILNVTTGEQTQITIPNGN; encoded by the coding sequence ATGAAACAAAGATTATTATTTATTTTTATTTTAATATCGGGTTTTGTTTACTCACAAGATTTGGTATATACGCCTATAAGTCCGTTTTTTGGTGGTACCACATTTAATTATCAGCAAATTATGGCTTCTGCAGCCGCTCAAAATGATTTTACAGAAGAAGAAGAGGTAAGGAGTGTTACAACAGATTTAGAAAACTTTACCAATAGTTTAAATAATAGATTATTGAGTTCGTTGTCTCAAAGTTTGTTTCAGCAACAGTTAGGTGATACCAATTTAACCGTTGGAACTTATAATTTTGGAGATCTGGTAGTAGAAATAACGCCAGGTACCAATGGTTTAAATGTTAGCATACTTAATGTAACAACAGGCGAGCAAACCCAAATAACAATTCCTAACGGCAACTAA
- a CDS encoding CsgE family curli-type amyloid fiber assembly protein has translation MKSKLLNFCILNVFFMSFLSAQEFGDYKVKGSINLTRGDEFLTLRAQVLNEESFFIDDLNYNFVLLKKGSLGNLSKNNQSNDFSLKPNEEKQLSVFQINLKKEEELKVYLFVKYKDKLIDRDTLFLFSNEKKTIAKEVNEEQYLIKGIVIDEAMTKIGRDFHDFFYKEYLVTGKNYPFIIKVVEKPAMGRSSILSVEVDRKKIHEFFARPEEEYLKNNVLMAMRKLRVYSQQRKTTFSNKI, from the coding sequence ATGAAAAGTAAACTTTTAAATTTCTGTATTTTAAATGTTTTTTTTATGTCTTTTCTTTCTGCTCAAGAATTTGGTGATTATAAAGTTAAGGGAAGTATTAATTTAACTAGAGGAGATGAATTTTTAACATTAAGAGCTCAAGTGTTAAACGAAGAATCTTTTTTTATAGATGATCTTAACTATAATTTTGTTTTGCTAAAAAAAGGAAGTTTAGGCAATTTGTCTAAAAATAATCAATCTAACGATTTTTCATTAAAACCAAATGAGGAGAAACAATTATCTGTATTTCAAATCAACTTAAAAAAAGAGGAAGAATTAAAAGTTTATCTATTTGTAAAATACAAAGACAAATTAATAGACAGAGATACATTATTTCTGTTCTCTAATGAAAAAAAAACAATTGCAAAAGAAGTAAATGAAGAGCAGTATTTAATTAAAGGAATAGTGATAGATGAAGCTATGACTAAAATTGGTAGAGATTTTCATGATTTTTTTTATAAAGAATACCTAGTAACAGGTAAAAATTATCCTTTTATAATAAAGGTGGTAGAAAAACCAGCAATGGGCAGAAGTAGTATATTATCTGTAGAAGTTGATAGAAAAAAAATTCATGAATTTTTTGCAAGACCAGAAGAAGAATATTTAAAAAATAATGTTTTAATGGCTATGAGAAAACTAAGAGTTTATAGCCAACAAAGAAAAACTACTTTTTCTAATAAAATATAA
- a CDS encoding glutamine synthetase III family protein produces the protein MSRIRFRALQETLQRSPVKVIQNEKRSTLFGQNVFNKHAMQQYLTRAAYESVMNAIDHGTKIDRKIADQVAVSMKDWAMSKGATHYTHWFQPLTGATAEKHDAFFESINGSLAMEKFDGEQLVQQEPDASSFPNGGIRNMFEARGYTAWDPTSPAFIYETTLCIPTIFVAYTGEALDNKTPLLRALQAIDTHATAVCKYFDKNASSVKATLGWEQEFFLIDDALVMARPDLQLTGRTLLGHSPAKGQQLDDHYFGTIPARAMSFMQDLEQECMLLGIPVKTRHNEVAPNQFEIAPIFEEANLAVDHNSLLMDVMQKISRRHKFKVLFHEKPFAGINGSGKHNNWSLATGTGTNLLSPGKTPMKNLQFLTFFINTIKAVFNYEELLRASIASASNEYRLGADEAPPAIISVFIGSQLSAVLDELENVTKGKLSPQEKTDLKLNIIGKIPEILLDNTDRNRTSPFAFTGNKFEFRAVGSLANCAIPMTVLNTIVAKQLKEFKIEVDAIIEEKGLKKDEAVFNILREYIKDSKAIRFDGDSYGKAWEKEAKKRGLSNYKTTPEALKVKVSDKAISLFEEMEVMSKVELEARYEIDLESYTKKVQIEGRVLADIARNQVVPTAIIYQNTLLENTRNLKEIFGEEYKNIAKEQIELIMLISKHITQINALVIKMEVEKSKANKYSGLKSAECYSLKVKPFLKEIRFHCDALETMVDDNLWPLTKYRELLFTK, from the coding sequence ATGTCAAGGATTAGATTTAGAGCTTTGCAAGAAACACTACAGAGAAGTCCTGTAAAAGTGATTCAGAATGAAAAAAGGTCAACACTTTTTGGTCAAAATGTCTTTAATAAACATGCTATGCAACAGTATCTTACACGAGCTGCTTATGAAAGTGTAATGAATGCAATAGACCATGGAACCAAGATTGATAGAAAGATTGCAGATCAGGTTGCGGTAAGCATGAAAGATTGGGCAATGTCTAAAGGAGCGACTCATTATACACATTGGTTTCAGCCACTTACAGGTGCAACTGCAGAAAAGCACGATGCTTTTTTTGAATCTATTAATGGTAGTTTGGCGATGGAAAAGTTTGATGGAGAGCAACTTGTGCAACAAGAGCCAGATGCATCAAGTTTTCCTAATGGAGGTATTAGAAATATGTTCGAAGCAAGAGGGTATACCGCTTGGGACCCTACATCGCCTGCCTTTATTTACGAAACCACACTTTGTATTCCTACTATTTTTGTAGCCTATACAGGCGAAGCTTTAGATAATAAAACACCTTTATTAAGAGCATTACAAGCCATAGATACACATGCTACGGCAGTTTGTAAATATTTTGATAAAAATGCAAGTAGTGTAAAAGCAACACTTGGTTGGGAGCAAGAATTTTTTTTAATTGATGATGCTTTGGTAATGGCTAGACCAGATTTACAATTAACTGGTAGAACCCTATTGGGGCATTCTCCAGCAAAAGGGCAGCAATTAGACGATCATTATTTTGGTACCATTCCTGCAAGAGCTATGAGTTTTATGCAAGATTTAGAGCAAGAATGTATGTTGTTGGGTATCCCTGTAAAAACAAGACATAATGAGGTTGCGCCGAATCAGTTTGAGATTGCACCTATTTTTGAGGAGGCAAATTTAGCGGTAGATCACAACTCGTTGTTAATGGATGTAATGCAAAAAATTTCTAGAAGACATAAATTTAAAGTGTTGTTTCATGAAAAACCATTTGCAGGCATCAATGGTTCTGGTAAACATAACAATTGGTCTTTAGCTACAGGTACCGGAACTAATTTACTGAGTCCTGGTAAAACACCCATGAAAAATTTACAATTTCTAACCTTTTTTATAAACACCATTAAAGCGGTTTTTAATTACGAGGAGTTGTTAAGAGCTTCCATAGCTTCTGCAAGTAATGAGTATCGTTTAGGTGCTGATGAAGCGCCTCCGGCAATTATATCTGTCTTTATCGGTAGCCAATTATCTGCGGTTTTAGATGAGTTAGAAAACGTAACAAAAGGGAAGTTATCTCCACAAGAAAAAACGGATTTAAAGCTAAATATTATCGGTAAAATTCCAGAAATTTTATTAGATAATACAGACAGAAATAGAACATCTCCTTTTGCGTTTACAGGAAATAAATTCGAATTTAGAGCGGTGGGTTCTTTGGCAAATTGTGCCATACCAATGACTGTTTTAAACACCATTGTAGCAAAACAATTAAAAGAGTTTAAGATTGAAGTAGATGCAATCATAGAAGAAAAAGGTCTAAAAAAAGACGAAGCAGTTTTTAATATTTTAAGAGAATATATCAAAGACTCAAAGGCGATTCGTTTCGATGGAGATAGTTATGGTAAAGCTTGGGAAAAAGAAGCAAAAAAACGGGGTTTAAGTAATTATAAAACAACACCAGAAGCCTTAAAAGTAAAGGTTTCTGACAAAGCAATTTCTTTATTTGAAGAAATGGAGGTAATGAGTAAAGTAGAGCTAGAAGCTCGTTATGAAATTGATCTAGAATCCTATACTAAAAAGGTGCAAATAGAAGGGCGTGTATTAGCAGATATTGCTAGAAATCAAGTAGTACCTACAGCTATAATTTATCAAAATACTTTATTAGAAAATACCAGAAATTTAAAAGAAATTTTTGGAGAGGAGTATAAAAACATCGCCAAAGAACAAATAGAGTTAATTATGCTTATCTCTAAACATATTACTCAAATAAATGCTTTGGTTATTAAAATGGAAGTAGAAAAATCGAAAGCGAATAAGTATTCTGGGTTAAAAAGTGCAGAATGTTACAGCCTTAAGGTAAAACCATTTCTTAAAGAAATTAGATTTCATTGCGATGCGTTAGAAACCATGGTAGATGATAATTTATGGCCACTTACAAAGTATAGAGAGTTGTTGTTTACTAAATAA
- a CDS encoding glutamine synthetase beta-grasp domain-containing protein gives MAKIKLEYIWLDGYFPTQNMRSKTKVEEHENFQGTVEELGLWSFDGSSTKQASGGASDCILKPVAIYPDPSRINGWLVMNEVMNADGTPHESNARATIEDDDNDFWFGFEQEYFIMNTNTGLPLGFPRGGYPAPQGQYYCSVGGLYTHGRDIVEEHADLCIDAGLNFEGINQEVASGQWEYQLFAKGAKKAGDEIWISRYLLDRLTEGKGMYIEYHPKPLGDTDWNGSGMHANFSNSILRECGSKDKYIEICEAFRPLVKEHIEIYGEFNDQRLTGKHETASINDFSWGISDRGASIRIPIIVVEKGYKGWLEDRRPSSNADPYKVASRIIKTVKPVK, from the coding sequence ATGGCAAAAATTAAATTAGAATACATTTGGTTAGATGGATATTTTCCAACTCAGAATATGAGAAGTAAAACCAAAGTTGAAGAGCACGAAAACTTTCAAGGAACAGTTGAAGAATTAGGCCTTTGGTCTTTTGACGGTTCTTCTACGAAACAAGCTTCTGGAGGAGCGTCTGATTGTATTTTGAAACCAGTTGCTATTTATCCAGATCCTAGTCGTATCAATGGATGGTTAGTAATGAATGAAGTTATGAATGCTGATGGAACACCGCATGAATCTAATGCACGTGCAACTATTGAAGATGATGATAACGATTTTTGGTTCGGTTTTGAACAAGAATACTTTATAATGAATACTAATACAGGATTACCTTTAGGTTTTCCAAGAGGTGGTTACCCAGCTCCACAAGGACAATACTACTGTTCTGTAGGAGGTTTATATACTCATGGTCGTGATATAGTTGAAGAGCATGCAGATTTATGTATTGATGCAGGTTTAAACTTTGAAGGAATTAACCAAGAGGTTGCTTCTGGACAATGGGAATACCAATTATTTGCAAAAGGTGCAAAGAAAGCAGGAGATGAAATTTGGATATCTAGATATTTATTAGATCGTTTAACTGAAGGAAAAGGAATGTACATTGAGTACCACCCAAAACCATTAGGAGATACTGATTGGAATGGATCTGGAATGCACGCTAACTTCTCTAACTCTATTTTAAGAGAATGTGGTTCTAAAGATAAATATATTGAAATCTGTGAAGCTTTCCGTCCATTGGTTAAAGAACACATTGAAATTTATGGTGAATTTAACGACCAACGTTTAACTGGTAAGCATGAAACTGCTTCAATCAACGATTTCTCTTGGGGAATTTCAGATAGAGGCGCGTCAATTCGTATTCCAATTATCGTTGTAGAAAAAGGATACAAAGGATGGTTAGAAGACCGTCGTCCTTCTTCAAACGCAGATCCATATAAAGTTGCTTCAAGAATTATTAAAACTGTAAAACCAGTTAAATAA
- a CDS encoding sensor histidine kinase translates to MNTLVIFVVTAVSLSFYFEFSKVLDQRILLHLNSIKTLKKIQLERLIDKEWNTFNYIDNKDRTSQIKLPKNTFLTPGIYDLTHLHPTKKTSIGLIKVKDSVRYLKIISYQKIKQILLERTGMGASGESYLVGADYRLRSQSRFSPKKTPYKIEAKTKNVINAFEKGNGDGIFLDYRNTKVYSVYNPLKLGNLNWVILSEIDVAEVNIPLQKMRLKLAILTLIIITISIILSLFLTKIITEPIKKIQNSILLMVKGDYKNNLSLKKSPTEIIEIANALNNLKAMLSGAVAFSMDIGEMNLTSEYQPKSNSDLLGHSLLKMREKLTSYRNIEKEINLSTKRYLVEGLENERARLARELHDGIGPLLITLKLYIQNNIYDKTHKETMKNMIDTTITEVRQMTNVLMPTSLDNFGIGVTLINYVDTIRNSIKASIFFEDFTKKGKSNINKNQEINLFRITQELINNSIKHAQATEIRITLTEFNDFLSLYYFDNGIGFDIKKVTMGAGISNIKERVEISEGTFLIESTTNSTVFEIEMPIKNTKHD, encoded by the coding sequence ATGAACACGCTGGTAATTTTTGTGGTTACAGCTGTGTCATTAAGCTTTTATTTTGAGTTTTCTAAAGTTTTAGATCAGCGTATTTTGCTTCATCTAAATTCGATTAAAACCTTAAAAAAAATACAACTAGAACGTTTAATTGATAAAGAATGGAACACCTTTAATTACATTGACAACAAAGACAGAACCTCACAAATAAAATTACCTAAAAATACGTTTTTAACTCCTGGAATTTACGATTTAACACATTTACACCCAACAAAAAAAACGTCAATTGGATTAATTAAGGTTAAAGACAGTGTTAGATATTTAAAGATTATTTCTTATCAAAAAATAAAACAAATATTACTAGAACGAACAGGAATGGGGGCTAGTGGAGAGTCTTACTTAGTAGGAGCTGATTATAGGTTGCGCTCTCAATCACGTTTTTCTCCGAAGAAAACCCCTTACAAAATAGAAGCAAAAACTAAAAATGTTATCAATGCATTTGAAAAAGGAAATGGAGACGGCATTTTTTTAGACTACAGAAACACCAAAGTATACAGCGTTTACAATCCTTTAAAATTAGGCAATTTAAACTGGGTAATTCTCTCTGAAATTGATGTAGCAGAAGTGAATATTCCGTTGCAAAAGATGCGATTAAAACTGGCAATCTTAACTTTAATTATTATTACAATCTCCATAATACTTTCGCTGTTTTTAACAAAAATAATTACAGAACCTATCAAAAAAATACAGAATAGCATCCTTTTAATGGTTAAAGGAGACTACAAGAACAATTTATCTCTAAAAAAGAGTCCTACAGAAATTATAGAAATAGCCAATGCGTTAAACAATCTAAAAGCGATGTTATCTGGAGCCGTAGCTTTTTCTATGGATATAGGAGAAATGAATTTAACATCGGAATACCAACCTAAAAGTAATTCTGATCTATTAGGACATAGTTTATTAAAAATGCGAGAAAAACTAACTTCTTATAGAAACATAGAAAAAGAGATAAACTTATCTACAAAACGCTATTTGGTTGAAGGTCTAGAAAACGAACGAGCAAGACTAGCAAGAGAATTACATGATGGTATTGGCCCCTTGTTAATAACACTTAAACTTTATATTCAGAATAATATTTATGATAAAACTCATAAAGAAACCATGAAGAATATGATTGATACCACAATTACAGAAGTTAGGCAAATGACAAATGTGTTAATGCCCACAAGCTTAGACAATTTTGGCATTGGTGTTACCTTAATTAACTATGTAGATACAATTAGAAATTCTATAAAAGCATCAATTTTCTTTGAAGATTTTACAAAAAAAGGAAAATCTAACATTAATAAAAACCAAGAAATAAATCTTTTTAGAATAACACAAGAATTAATAAACAATTCCATTAAACACGCTCAGGCAACGGAAATAAGAATAACATTAACGGAGTTTAATGATTTTTTATCTTTATATTATTTTGATAACGGTATTGGTTTCGATATCAAAAAGGTAACCATGGGCGCTGGTATCTCTAACATTAAAGAACGTGTAGAAATTTCTGAAGGTACTTTTCTAATAGAATCGACAACCAATAGCACTGTTTTTGAAATTGAAATGCCTATAAAAAACACAAAACATGATTAA
- a CDS encoding response regulator transcription factor codes for MIKIVITDDHNLFRMGLAELLKKQKDIDVVAELSNGAEFLDFLSEKNDIDIVLLDINMPELDGFEVLRKLNKQKSFVKPIILSMHDDGNYIAKCAKNGAFSYLLKNTDEDELLKAIRIVAKGKKYFGHLISEKMINFMSEQHTSQKKLSNKESEVLTLISEGLTTKEIASKLFVSSRTIETHRANILKKLEVKNTASLIKKATENKLL; via the coding sequence ATGATTAAAATTGTAATTACCGACGACCATAATTTGTTTAGAATGGGACTAGCAGAACTCCTAAAAAAACAAAAAGACATTGATGTGGTTGCAGAATTATCTAATGGAGCTGAATTTTTAGATTTTTTATCAGAAAAAAATGATATTGATATTGTTTTGCTTGACATTAATATGCCAGAACTAGATGGTTTTGAAGTTTTACGAAAATTAAATAAACAAAAAAGTTTCGTAAAACCCATCATCTTATCCATGCACGATGACGGGAACTATATTGCAAAATGTGCCAAAAATGGAGCTTTTAGTTATTTATTAAAAAACACCGATGAAGATGAACTCCTTAAAGCAATAAGAATCGTTGCTAAAGGCAAAAAATACTTTGGTCATTTGATCTCAGAAAAGATGATTAATTTTATGTCTGAACAACATACAAGTCAAAAAAAATTATCAAATAAAGAGTCTGAAGTTTTAACCTTAATAAGCGAAGGGTTAACGACTAAAGAAATTGCATCAAAATTATTTGTTAGCTCAAGAACTATAGAAACCCATCGTGCTAATATTCTTAAAAAATTAGAAGTTAAAAATACTGCTTCACTCATAAAAAAGGCTACAGAAAACAAGCTTTTATAA
- a CDS encoding calcium/sodium antiporter, whose protein sequence is MNFLLIIGGLVLLILGGNWLLKSAVALSLKLDIPKIVIGMTVVSFATSAPELIVSINAALSGASDLALGNVIGSNIANLGLVLGITLLFGTMDVQKSFYKTDWPVMMIASVLLYFFLSGDNVITRNEGIIMFSLLIIFLIYLLRYQKTAVIDEIPEDDVPLPVYKIVLFLALGGLGLWGGSELLIKGATSLALEFGVSERVIAVTVVSIGTSIPELAASIIAVLKKEKAISLGNLIGSNIFNILAVLGITSIITPVAVKDLGLLTNDIFWMLGISFIVLPLVFIPKGYRLNWKDGVLLLIAYLAFLYVTV, encoded by the coding sequence ATGAATTTTTTATTAATAATAGGTGGTTTGGTATTGTTGATTTTAGGGGGTAACTGGTTGTTAAAATCGGCGGTTGCTTTATCTTTAAAGTTAGATATTCCTAAAATTGTTATTGGTATGACGGTTGTTTCTTTTGCAACTTCTGCTCCAGAGCTTATTGTAAGTATTAATGCAGCTCTAAGTGGAGCTTCAGACTTAGCGTTGGGGAATGTTATTGGTTCTAATATTGCCAATTTAGGGTTGGTTTTAGGGATTACCTTGTTGTTTGGAACTATGGATGTTCAAAAAAGTTTTTACAAAACGGATTGGCCTGTTATGATGATTGCGTCTGTTTTATTGTACTTTTTTTTAAGTGGAGATAATGTGATTACTAGAAATGAAGGAATTATTATGTTTTCACTTCTTATAATTTTTTTAATTTATTTATTACGTTATCAAAAAACAGCAGTTATAGATGAGATACCAGAAGATGATGTGCCTTTGCCAGTGTATAAAATTGTGCTTTTTTTAGCTCTTGGAGGATTAGGTCTTTGGGGTGGTTCTGAGTTGTTAATAAAAGGGGCTACTTCTTTAGCGTTAGAGTTTGGGGTAAGTGAAAGGGTAATTGCTGTTACAGTAGTATCTATAGGAACCAGTATTCCTGAGCTTGCAGCATCTATTATAGCGGTTTTAAAGAAGGAAAAAGCAATTTCTTTAGGTAACCTTATTGGTTCTAACATATTTAATATTTTAGCCGTTTTAGGAATCACATCAATAATTACACCTGTAGCCGTAAAGGATCTAGGATTATTAACAAACGATATTTTTTGGATGTTAGGAATTTCTTTTATCGTATTGCCTTTGGTTTTTATACCGAAAGGATATCGTTTAAATTGGAAAGATGGTGTGCTTTTATTAATAGCATATTTGGCCTTTTTATATGTAACAGTGTAA
- a CDS encoding putative signal transducing protein: MATEHIKIFTGTSIIVRGLQNRLDNSNINSLIKDPVNSGQLAGFGALGNSIELFILESDVKKAQLIVDTYKEEINL, from the coding sequence ATGGCAACAGAACACATAAAAATTTTTACCGGTACCTCTATTATTGTTAGAGGCTTACAAAACAGACTAGACAACAGCAATATTAACTCATTAATTAAAGACCCTGTAAACTCAGGACAACTTGCTGGTTTTGGTGCATTAGGTAATTCTATCGAATTATTTATCTTAGAATCTGACGTTAAAAAAGCACAATTAATAGTAGATACATACAAAGAAGAAATAAATTTATAA
- a CDS encoding aminotransferase class V-fold PLP-dependent enzyme, whose product MKILLHKKETELELYFNKFRKNIVGVDQTFMFLSGEKKLIYTDWTASGRLYRPIEERLLHSFGPFVANTHTETSTCGAAMTLAYHEARTRIKQHVNASKNDVLITEGSGMTGVVNKFQRILGLKVLENLKDYTAIPEALRPIVFVSHMEHHSNQTSWLETIANVQVIPSNNEGLICLESLEKLLITYKAHPIKMVSVTACSNVTGIKLPYHKIAAITHKYTGLCFVDFACSAPYVDIDMHPENEEEYLDAIFFSPHKFLGGPGSSGVLIFNKKLYKNTVPDNPGGGTVSYTNPWGQHDYFDDVETREDGGTPAFLQTIKIALAIQLKEEMSVAMIKLREDEINARIFETLEALPSVNILAPDQKDRLGIFSFYFENYHFNLVVKLLNDHFGIQTRGGCSCAGTYGHFLLNVDQQTSRNIGLQIHEGCNTEKPGWVRLSIHPTMTNQEVGFICESLLELSTHIKEWSKDYHYDIIKNDYIHNTIKPMEGNLVQNWFNTLTI is encoded by the coding sequence ATGAAAATATTACTTCATAAAAAAGAAACAGAATTAGAGCTGTATTTTAATAAATTTAGAAAAAATATAGTTGGTGTAGATCAAACTTTTATGTTTCTATCCGGAGAAAAAAAACTTATTTACACAGATTGGACGGCTAGTGGTAGGCTTTACCGTCCTATTGAAGAGAGACTGTTACATAGTTTTGGCCCTTTTGTGGCCAATACACATACAGAAACATCTACTTGTGGTGCAGCAATGACGCTTGCTTATCATGAAGCAAGAACCAGAATAAAACAACATGTAAATGCATCTAAAAATGATGTGCTAATTACAGAAGGTTCTGGTATGACTGGTGTTGTAAATAAGTTTCAAAGAATTCTTGGGTTAAAAGTTTTAGAAAACTTAAAAGATTATACTGCAATTCCAGAAGCGTTAAGACCTATTGTTTTTGTATCGCATATGGAGCATCACTCAAATCAAACCTCTTGGTTAGAAACCATTGCAAATGTTCAAGTAATTCCTAGTAATAATGAGGGACTTATTTGTTTAGAGAGTCTAGAAAAGCTTTTAATAACCTATAAAGCGCATCCTATAAAGATGGTTTCTGTAACCGCATGTTCTAATGTAACGGGTATTAAATTACCCTATCATAAAATTGCAGCAATTACACATAAATACACTGGACTTTGTTTTGTAGATTTTGCTTGTTCTGCACCTTACGTAGATATTGATATGCACCCAGAAAATGAAGAAGAATATCTAGATGCTATTTTCTTTTCACCACATAAATTTCTTGGAGGCCCTGGTAGTTCTGGAGTTTTAATTTTTAATAAAAAATTATATAAAAACACCGTGCCAGATAATCCTGGTGGAGGAACGGTCAGTTACACAAATCCTTGGGGGCAGCACGATTATTTTGACGATGTAGAAACGAGGGAAGATGGAGGTACACCTGCATTTTTACAAACCATCAAAATAGCACTTGCCATTCAGTTAAAAGAAGAGATGAGTGTAGCGATGATAAAGCTTAGAGAAGATGAAATCAATGCTCGTATTTTTGAAACATTAGAAGCTTTACCCAGTGTTAATATTTTAGCTCCAGATCAAAAAGACAGATTAGGAATTTTCTCATTTTATTTTGAAAATTACCATTTCAATTTGGTGGTTAAATTGCTAAATGATCATTTTGGTATTCAAACACGCGGCGGATGTTCTTGTGCGGGTACTTATGGGCACTTTTTGCTAAATGTAGATCAGCAAACCTCAAGAAATATAGGACTTCAAATTCACGAAGGTTGTAATACAGAAAAACCGGGTTGGGTTCGTTTGTCTATACACCCAACAATGACAAACCAAGAAGTGGGTTTTATTTGCGAATCTTTATTAGAACTATCTACTCATATTAAAGAATGGTCTAAAGATTATCATTATGATATAATTAAAAATGATTACATACATAATACCATAAAACCTATGGAAGGTAATTTGGTGCAAAATTGGTTTAATACTTTAACTATTTAA